The Thermodesulfobacteriota bacterium genome contains the following window.
CCGTACGACACGAGTTGCACCTCCACGTTGGGGTCGGCCGAGAGGGCCCGAGCCCGCTCCCGCGTGGCCACGATGACGGCCGCGTTGCCGTCGGCCGGGTGGGTCTGGGCGCCGAAGCTGTGCACCCCGCCGGGGAGGACGGGGCCGAGGCCCGCCAGAACTTCCCGGGTGGTGGGCGTGATCCCCTCGTCCTGCTCCAGGAGCACGCTCTTCTTCTTGCTGAGCCGCACCTCGGCCGGAAACATGTAGCGCTTCTGGAAGGCCCGGTCGTTCTTGAGGGCGTCGCCGTACTGCTCATAGCGGCGGGCCGCCACGTCGTCCACCTGCTCCTTCGTGACCCCGATCTCCCGGGCCACGTTCTCGCCGGTCTGGATCATGGCGTTCTTGGCGAAGGGATCGTGGTTGAAGTTGTCCATGAGCCAGTTCTCGTGGAGCACCTCGCCCCCGGGGCCGTTGGGGTTGGGCCACACCACGTGGGGACCGTTGGAGGTGCGGTCCGCCGCCAGGTGCAGCACGCTGCCGAACATGCCGTTTTCCACCCCCGCCGCGGCGTAGTAGAGGCAGGTCGTGGCCGTGGAGCAGGCCTGGCTCACGTTGCACCCGGGCATCCCCTCGGCGCCCAGGAGGGCCGCCACCCAGGGCGCCCCGTAGAACGCCTGCTTCTGGTGGATCGTGTAGCCCAGGTAGAGGTAGTCGAAGCTCTTGGGGTCGATCTGCCGCTGGGCCATCCATCGGGAGGCCGTGGCCGCACCCAGCACCAGGGAGTGCTCGTTGGCCAGCGTCATCTGCCACTTGGAAAACGGGGTGGTGTAGTAGCCTCGGAACGGGATGTAGGCGTTTCGGAACATGGGGCCTCCTTGTGAGAGAGCGGCGGTTGGAGATTTGCTATTCGCTAAGGATCCTGACACTCGCGTATGTCTTCGCGGCCAAGGCCTCTCCTACGGAGGACGGGCCACGCGCAACGTGCAACCCGCTACTTCTTCACTTCCCGATCCCTGAGCTCCCGCTTGAGAATCTTGCCGGTGGGGTTCTTGGGAAGCTCTTCCAGGAACTCCACGATCCGCGGGGCCTTGTAGTCGGCCAGGCGGGCCTTGCAGTGGGCGATGAGCT
Protein-coding sequences here:
- a CDS encoding thiolase family protein → MFRNAYIPFRGYYTTPFSKWQMTLANEHSLVLGAATASRWMAQRQIDPKSFDYLYLGYTIHQKQAFYGAPWVAALLGAEGMPGCNVSQACSTATTCLYYAAAGVENGMFGSVLHLAADRTSNGPHVVWPNPNGPGGEVLHENWLMDNFNHDPFAKNAMIQTGENVAREIGVTKEQVDDVAARRYEQYGDALKNDRAFQKRYMFPAEVRLSKKKSVLLEQDEGITPTTREVLAGLGPVLPGGVHSFGAQTHPADGNAAVIVATRERARALSADPNVEVQLVSYGYARTQKGFMPRAPVPAAAMALEKAGKGIGDMKAVKTHNPFVINDLYFAKELGVDVNAANNYGSPLVFGHPQGPTAARCVIELIEELAEKGGGYGLFTGCAAGDTGAALVVRVG